The Listeria sp. PSOL-1 genome includes a region encoding these proteins:
- the ilvD gene encoding dihydroxy-acid dehydratase: MRSDKIKKGIEQAPARSLLHATGQIRKPEDMDKPFIAICNSYIDIVPGHVHLRELADIAKEAIREAGGIPFEFNTIGVDDGIAMGHIGMRYSLPSRELIADSAETVINAHWFDGVFYIPNCDKITPGMLLASVRTNVPAIFCSGGPMKAGLSSEGKALTLSSMFEAVGAFKEGSLSKEQFLDLEANACPTCGSCAGMFTANSMNCLLEILGLALPGNGTTLAVSKERRQLIRKSAFHLMDLVKKDIRPLDIITKEAIDDAFALDMAMGGSTNTVLHTLALANEAGIDYHLNQINEIAKRVPYLSKIAPSSAYSMHDVHQAGGVSAIIKELVDLNEAIHPDRITVTGKTLRENVAAASIKNEAVIHPKELPYSPVGGLSILFGNIAPDGAAIKVGGVDPSIQVFRGIAICFNSHDEAVAAIDNHIVKEGHVVVIRYEGPKGGPGMPEMLAPTSSIVGRGLGKEVALITDGRFSGATRGIAIGHISPEAASGGPIALIQDGDVITIDLFNRTLNAEVSMMELNKRQKELPNFTAKVKSGYLARYAALVTSANTGGVMEIPENLLNKKEVAEK, from the coding sequence ATGCGTAGTGACAAAATAAAAAAAGGAATTGAACAAGCACCTGCCCGAAGTTTGCTACATGCAACTGGACAAATTAGGAAACCGGAAGATATGGATAAGCCATTTATTGCGATTTGTAATTCGTATATTGATATTGTTCCTGGGCATGTCCATTTGCGCGAACTCGCTGATATTGCTAAAGAAGCGATTCGTGAAGCAGGCGGTATTCCTTTTGAATTTAATACAATCGGTGTAGATGATGGGATCGCAATGGGACATATTGGTATGCGCTATTCTTTGCCAAGCCGGGAACTTATTGCTGATTCAGCTGAAACAGTCATCAATGCACACTGGTTCGATGGTGTTTTTTACATACCAAATTGTGACAAAATTACACCAGGAATGCTCCTTGCTTCCGTTCGGACGAATGTTCCAGCCATCTTTTGTTCTGGGGGGCCGATGAAAGCAGGTCTTTCAAGTGAGGGAAAAGCATTGACACTTTCTTCAATGTTTGAAGCTGTTGGTGCTTTTAAAGAAGGCTCCCTTTCTAAAGAACAATTTCTTGACCTTGAAGCGAATGCTTGTCCTACATGTGGCTCTTGTGCCGGAATGTTTACTGCAAACTCGATGAATTGTTTGCTTGAAATCCTTGGTCTAGCGCTTCCAGGAAATGGGACAACGCTTGCTGTTTCCAAGGAAAGACGGCAATTAATTCGCAAATCTGCCTTCCACTTGATGGATCTTGTCAAAAAAGATATTAGACCTCTTGATATCATCACAAAAGAAGCGATTGATGACGCTTTTGCATTAGATATGGCGATGGGTGGATCAACAAATACCGTTCTTCATACACTTGCTTTGGCAAACGAAGCCGGAATTGATTACCATTTAAATCAGATCAATGAAATTGCTAAGCGGGTACCCTATCTTTCCAAAATTGCCCCTTCTTCTGCTTATTCTATGCACGATGTTCATCAAGCCGGTGGTGTTTCAGCTATTATTAAAGAACTTGTTGATTTAAACGAAGCAATCCATCCGGATCGAATCACAGTGACGGGAAAAACGCTCCGTGAGAATGTTGCAGCAGCTTCCATTAAAAATGAAGCGGTTATTCATCCTAAAGAATTGCCCTACAGCCCTGTTGGTGGACTTTCTATTTTATTTGGCAACATTGCACCGGATGGAGCTGCAATTAAAGTAGGCGGCGTCGATCCCTCTATTCAAGTCTTCCGCGGTATAGCCATCTGTTTTAATTCCCATGATGAAGCGGTTGCTGCTATTGATAACCATATTGTTAAAGAAGGACATGTTGTTGTCATTCGCTATGAGGGGCCAAAAGGTGGACCAGGAATGCCAGAGATGCTTGCTCCCACTTCAAGCATCGTTGGACGTGGTCTTGGGAAAGAAGTCGCTTTAATTACTGATGGCCGTTTTTCAGGAGCTACACGTGGGATTGCTATTGGTCATATTTCACCTGAAGCCGCTAGTGGTGGACCAATCGCTCTCATTCAAGATGGTGATGTAATTACCATTGATTTATTTAATCGAACATTAAATGCTGAAGTCTCCATGATGGAATTAAACAAGCGACAAAAGGAACTGCCTAACTTTACAGCCAAAGTGAAAAGCGGCTATCTCGCCCGTTATGCAGCACTTGTTACATCAGCAAATACTGGTGGTGTTATGGAAATTCCAGAAAATTTATTAAATAAAAAAGAGGTGGCAGAAAAGTGA
- the leuD gene encoding 3-isopropylmalate dehydratase small subunit: MEAITIHKGKTVALMNDNIDTDQIIPKSFLKRIEKTGFGEFLFDEWRYLPNRQLNPTFPLNDPSRQEATILITGDNFGCGSSREHAAWALSDYRFRVIIAGSFSDIFYMNCTKNGILPIVLSKEARENLASLNAAAEIVIDLPKQKVSSSTWNYAFTIDSTWKHKLLHGLDDIAITLSHIEDITSFEKNIDKGLC, encoded by the coding sequence ATGGAAGCCATTACCATTCATAAAGGAAAAACCGTCGCATTGATGAATGACAATATTGATACCGATCAAATTATTCCCAAAAGCTTTTTAAAGCGGATTGAAAAAACAGGATTTGGCGAATTTTTATTTGATGAATGGCGCTATTTACCAAATCGCCAGCTAAATCCAACATTTCCATTAAATGATCCCTCAAGACAAGAAGCAACGATTTTAATTACAGGTGATAACTTTGGTTGCGGTTCTTCACGCGAACATGCTGCTTGGGCGCTTTCAGATTATCGTTTTCGTGTGATTATTGCTGGTAGTTTTAGTGATATTTTTTATATGAATTGTACCAAAAATGGGATTTTACCCATCGTACTATCAAAAGAAGCCCGCGAAAACCTTGCTTCTTTAAATGCTGCTGCTGAAATTGTGATTGATTTACCGAAACAAAAGGTTAGCAGCTCCACTTGGAATTATGCTTTTACGATTGATTCAACTTGGAAACATAAGCTCCTTCACGGCCTTGATGATATTGCCATTACACTAAGCCATATTGAAGATATCACTTCATTTGAAAAAAATATAGATAAAGGATTGTGTTGA
- the ilvA gene encoding threonine ammonia-lyase IlvA has product MGLTNLFISKADVEKAHHVLKPIVKKTPLQYDHYLSQKFDCHVYLKREDLQWVRSFKLRGAYYAIQSLTKKELKKGVTCASAGNHAQGVAYTCQKMKVKATIFMPTTTPQQKVSQVTFFGGDYVDVVLTGDTFDAAQQAAKLFTKEHHSTFIAPFDNPHIIAGQGTLAVEMLQDLANEGLEADYCFAAIGGGGLISGIASYVKEASPKTKIIGVEPAGAPSMTKSLAAGEVVTLPTIDKFVDGAAVKQVGKLNYHHTKEFVDEVKLVPEGEVCSAILELYTKQAIVAEPAGALSVAALAHCKEEIQGKTVICIISGGNNDINRMQEIEERSLLFEGLKYYFIVNFPQRPGALKEFVNECLGPQDDITKFEYTKKVNRNNGPVIIGVLLHDKHDYPALLKRIAQFDPNFIPINDNQTLYTLLV; this is encoded by the coding sequence ATGGGATTAACTAATTTATTTATCTCAAAAGCAGATGTAGAAAAAGCGCATCACGTACTTAAACCAATCGTTAAAAAAACCCCCTTACAATATGATCATTATCTTTCGCAAAAGTTTGATTGTCATGTTTACTTAAAACGTGAAGATTTACAGTGGGTTCGTTCGTTTAAGTTGCGCGGAGCTTATTATGCTATTCAAAGTTTAACTAAAAAAGAATTAAAAAAAGGGGTCACTTGTGCAAGTGCGGGTAACCACGCACAAGGCGTCGCTTATACTTGCCAAAAAATGAAAGTAAAAGCAACGATTTTCATGCCAACGACAACACCGCAGCAAAAAGTGTCACAGGTAACGTTTTTTGGTGGTGATTATGTTGATGTAGTTTTAACAGGAGACACATTTGATGCTGCCCAACAAGCGGCAAAGCTTTTCACAAAAGAACACCATTCAACATTTATCGCTCCTTTTGACAATCCTCATATCATCGCCGGTCAAGGCACGCTTGCAGTTGAAATGTTGCAAGATCTAGCAAATGAAGGCTTAGAAGCGGATTACTGTTTTGCAGCAATTGGTGGTGGGGGCCTAATTTCTGGCATTGCAAGTTATGTTAAAGAAGCAAGCCCGAAAACAAAAATAATTGGTGTTGAACCAGCTGGTGCTCCTTCTATGACGAAATCTTTAGCAGCTGGTGAAGTTGTTACTTTACCAACGATTGATAAATTTGTTGATGGTGCTGCTGTCAAACAAGTGGGAAAGCTCAATTATCATCATACAAAAGAATTTGTTGATGAGGTTAAGCTAGTTCCTGAAGGTGAAGTTTGTTCAGCGATCCTCGAACTTTACACAAAACAAGCGATTGTGGCTGAGCCAGCTGGAGCTTTAAGCGTTGCAGCTCTAGCACATTGTAAAGAAGAGATTCAAGGTAAAACCGTCATCTGCATTATAAGTGGTGGTAATAACGATATTAACCGCATGCAAGAAATTGAAGAACGTTCTTTGCTATTTGAAGGTTTGAAATATTACTTTATCGTTAATTTCCCACAGCGTCCCGGTGCCTTAAAAGAATTTGTTAACGAATGCTTAGGTCCACAAGATGATATTACAAAATTTGAATATACAAAAAAAGTCAATCGGAATAATGGCCCTGTTATTATTGGTGTGTTGCTTCACGATAAGCATGATTATCCTGCTCTACTTAAGCGCATTGCTCAATTTGATCCGAACTTTATCCCCATCAATGATAATCAAACACTCTATACACTTCTTGTATAA
- the ilvC gene encoding ketol-acid reductoisomerase has product MTKVYYEDAVKENALEGKTIAIIGYGSQGHAHAKNLRDNGNHVIIGIREGNSAKTAREDGFDVFSVSEASKQADVVMLLLPDENQGSIYEKDIAPNLVSGNAVAFAHGFNIHFNVIKPAQELDIFLVAPKGPGHLVRRTFVQGGAVPSLFAIHQDASGNARNMALSYAKGIGATRAGVIETSFKEETETDLFGEQAVLCGGATHLIQAGFETLVEAGYQPELAYFEVLHEMKLIVDLMYEGGMEKMRYSISNTAEYGDYVSGPRVITKETKQAMKEVLTDIQNGKFAKSFIDDNKNGFKEFHRLRAEQKGHQIEKVGAELRKMMPFVGQNR; this is encoded by the coding sequence ATGACAAAAGTATATTATGAAGATGCAGTAAAAGAAAACGCCCTGGAAGGTAAGACGATAGCCATTATTGGTTACGGCTCTCAAGGACACGCCCATGCAAAGAATTTACGTGATAACGGAAACCATGTCATCATTGGTATCCGTGAAGGAAACTCAGCGAAAACAGCTCGCGAAGATGGGTTCGATGTTTTTTCAGTAAGTGAAGCTAGCAAACAAGCAGATGTTGTTATGCTCTTATTGCCAGATGAAAACCAAGGGAGCATTTATGAAAAAGACATTGCACCAAATTTAGTTTCCGGAAATGCCGTTGCGTTTGCTCACGGTTTTAACATTCACTTTAATGTGATTAAGCCAGCTCAAGAGCTCGATATTTTCCTTGTTGCTCCAAAAGGCCCAGGCCACTTGGTTCGCCGGACATTTGTTCAAGGTGGTGCTGTGCCGTCACTTTTTGCCATTCATCAAGATGCAAGCGGAAATGCTCGCAACATGGCTTTATCTTATGCAAAAGGGATTGGTGCCACACGAGCAGGTGTGATTGAAACAAGCTTTAAAGAAGAAACAGAAACAGATTTATTTGGTGAACAAGCCGTCCTTTGCGGTGGCGCGACACATTTGATTCAAGCTGGATTTGAAACACTCGTTGAAGCTGGGTACCAACCAGAGCTTGCTTACTTTGAAGTATTACATGAAATGAAGTTGATTGTCGATTTGATGTATGAAGGTGGTATGGAAAAAATGCGTTACTCCATTTCTAATACTGCAGAATATGGCGATTATGTTTCTGGTCCACGCGTCATTACAAAGGAAACAAAACAAGCTATGAAAGAAGTACTAACTGACATCCAAAATGGAAAATTTGCCAAGTCTTTCATTGATGATAATAAAAATGGTTTCAAAGAATTTCACCGATTGCGAGCTGAACAAAAAGGTCACCAAATTGAGAAAGTTGGTGCAGAACTCCGTAAAATGATGCCATTTGTCGGCCAAAATCGCTAA
- the ilvB gene encoding biosynthetic-type acetolactate synthase large subunit has translation MEKVKSQTKSGAELLIESLKQQAVEFIFGYPGGAVLPLYDALYDSEIPHILTRHEQGAIHAAEGYAKASGKPGVVIVTSGPGATNALTGIADAMSDSIPLVVFTGQVHMPGIGKDAFQEADMLGLTIPITKYNYQVRDVRDLPRIVSEAFHIANTGRKGPVVVDIPKNIGLVQTTTKLTENKPNLPGYQPTYIPNPLQVEKLIQALAVSKKPLIIAGAGVNHSNATTELLAFASRYQIPVVNTLLGLGSIPHDHELFLGMGGMHGSYAANMALTDCDLLINFGSRFDDRLASSPKEFATNAVIAHIDIDPAEIGKVIPTQIPIVADIRTTLKQILQIKMNETINSEHWVKLNMTRKHRHPFSYNKQATTEIKPQKVIEIIGQITQGKALVTTDVGQHQMWVAQFYPFQFDHQIITSGGLGTMGFGLPAAIGASLAFPNKTIVCFVGDGGFQMTTQELAILNEYKINAKIIILNNRALGMVRQWQEKFHNERYSHSLFDAQPDFVKLGEAYGVKAVRLSNPATLEKELQKAFLYAGPIVVDVLIPQNELVLPMVPSGKPNHQMEGVE, from the coding sequence ATGGAAAAAGTAAAATCACAAACAAAAAGCGGTGCTGAACTACTAATCGAATCCTTAAAACAGCAAGCAGTTGAATTTATTTTCGGCTATCCTGGTGGAGCTGTATTACCTCTTTACGATGCGCTTTATGATTCTGAAATCCCTCATATTTTAACACGGCATGAACAAGGTGCAATTCATGCTGCTGAAGGCTATGCTAAAGCTTCTGGCAAACCAGGTGTTGTTATCGTAACAAGCGGTCCAGGAGCAACGAACGCACTTACTGGTATTGCCGACGCGATGAGCGACTCGATTCCGCTTGTAGTTTTTACAGGGCAAGTACATATGCCTGGTATCGGAAAAGATGCCTTTCAAGAAGCGGATATGCTTGGTTTAACGATTCCAATTACAAAATATAATTATCAAGTGCGTGATGTTCGCGATTTACCACGAATTGTTAGCGAAGCCTTTCATATTGCCAATACTGGGCGTAAAGGGCCTGTCGTTGTTGATATTCCTAAAAACATCGGACTTGTACAAACAACAACTAAATTAACAGAAAACAAACCAAATTTACCAGGATATCAACCAACTTATATACCAAATCCACTTCAAGTTGAAAAATTAATCCAAGCCTTAGCTGTTTCAAAAAAACCGCTCATTATCGCTGGTGCTGGTGTGAATCATTCAAACGCGACAACCGAATTATTAGCTTTTGCTAGTCGTTATCAAATTCCAGTTGTCAATACGTTACTAGGACTAGGGAGTATTCCGCATGATCATGAGCTCTTTTTAGGAATGGGTGGCATGCATGGCTCTTATGCAGCTAACATGGCTTTGACTGATTGTGATTTACTTATTAATTTTGGCTCGCGTTTTGATGATCGTTTGGCTAGCTCACCTAAAGAATTTGCTACAAATGCAGTCATCGCTCACATCGATATTGATCCAGCTGAAATTGGCAAAGTGATTCCTACACAAATACCAATTGTAGCCGATATCCGCACCACATTAAAGCAAATTTTACAAATAAAAATGAATGAAACAATCAATAGCGAACATTGGGTGAAGCTAAATATGACAAGAAAACACCGTCACCCCTTTTCTTATAACAAACAAGCCACAACCGAAATTAAACCACAAAAAGTCATTGAAATCATTGGACAAATAACACAAGGTAAAGCGCTTGTTACAACCGATGTTGGCCAACATCAAATGTGGGTCGCACAGTTTTATCCATTTCAGTTTGACCATCAAATCATTACAAGTGGTGGCCTTGGGACAATGGGTTTTGGTTTACCTGCTGCTATTGGGGCAAGTTTAGCCTTTCCAAATAAGACGATCGTTTGTTTTGTCGGCGATGGTGGCTTTCAAATGACTACACAAGAACTCGCAATTTTAAATGAATATAAAATTAATGCAAAAATCATTATTTTAAACAATCGTGCACTTGGTATGGTAAGACAATGGCAAGAAAAATTTCATAATGAACGTTATTCTCATTCTCTTTTCGATGCACAACCGGATTTTGTTAAATTAGGTGAAGCTTACGGGGTAAAGGCTGTTCGCCTTTCAAATCCAGCCACGCTTGAAAAAGAACTGCAAAAAGCATTTCTCTATGCTGGCCCCATTGTTGTTGATGTCCTCATTCCTCAAAATGAACTTGTTTTGCCAATGGTACCAAGTGGCAAGCCAAATCATCAGATGGAAGGAGTCGAATAG
- the leuC gene encoding 3-isopropylmalate dehydratase large subunit, whose translation MQQTLFDKLWDQHVILGKEGEPQLLYVDLHLIHEVTSPQAFEGLRAASRTIRRPDKTFATMDHNVPTSDIFNIQDVIAKKQIETLRKNCLDFGIRLADIGSLDQGIVHMVGPEMGLTQPGKVIVCGDSHTATHGAFGALSFGIGSSEVEHVFATQTIWQQKPKSMGIKITGQLNPGVYAKDIILHLIATYGVSFGTGYAIEYFGETITNLSMEERMTICNMAIEGGAKMGMIAPDAKTYEYLRGREFAPKDIEKAISIWESLSTDEDAHYDVLYEVDVSTLAPYITWGTNPSMAVPFNQSFPEINNINDKRAYQYMGLSPGQKPEDIKLGYVFIGSCTNARLSDLKEAAAIVQGKQVKDGIRALVVPGSRQVRLAAEKASLDQIFKDAGFEWREPGCSMCLGMNPDQVPAGVHCASTSNRNFEGRQGKGARTHLVSPAMAAAAAIHGHFIDIRKEVNANGSHYHS comes from the coding sequence ATGCAGCAGACACTTTTTGATAAACTATGGGATCAACACGTGATTCTTGGCAAAGAAGGTGAACCACAATTATTATATGTTGACCTGCATTTAATTCATGAAGTCACTTCTCCTCAAGCCTTTGAAGGTTTGCGCGCGGCTTCTCGCACTATTAGACGTCCAGATAAGACGTTTGCCACAATGGATCATAATGTACCAACAAGCGATATTTTTAATATTCAAGATGTGATCGCTAAAAAACAAATTGAAACTCTGCGCAAAAACTGCTTAGACTTCGGTATTAGATTAGCAGACATTGGTAGTCTTGATCAAGGAATTGTTCACATGGTAGGTCCTGAAATGGGGCTCACACAACCTGGGAAAGTAATTGTTTGTGGGGATTCACATACAGCAACACATGGCGCTTTTGGAGCGCTTAGCTTTGGCATTGGCTCAAGTGAAGTCGAACACGTCTTTGCAACACAGACCATTTGGCAGCAAAAGCCTAAGTCAATGGGGATTAAAATTACCGGCCAGCTTAATCCAGGTGTTTATGCAAAAGATATTATTTTACACCTTATTGCAACTTATGGCGTTTCATTTGGGACGGGTTATGCCATTGAATATTTTGGCGAAACCATTACGAATCTTTCTATGGAAGAAAGAATGACCATTTGCAACATGGCCATCGAAGGCGGTGCAAAAATGGGAATGATTGCTCCAGATGCGAAAACTTATGAATACTTGCGTGGTCGTGAATTTGCTCCAAAAGATATCGAAAAAGCGATTTCAATTTGGGAAAGTTTATCTACAGATGAAGATGCCCACTATGACGTGCTTTATGAAGTAGATGTCTCAACGCTTGCCCCGTATATTACTTGGGGAACGAACCCCAGCATGGCGGTTCCTTTCAATCAAAGTTTTCCAGAAATAAACAATATCAATGACAAACGAGCTTATCAATATATGGGCCTTTCACCAGGGCAAAAACCTGAAGATATCAAGCTAGGTTATGTTTTTATTGGTTCTTGCACAAATGCTCGTCTTTCTGATTTAAAAGAAGCGGCAGCCATTGTTCAAGGTAAACAAGTAAAAGATGGCATTCGTGCTTTAGTCGTCCCTGGTTCAAGACAAGTTCGTCTTGCTGCAGAAAAAGCTTCCCTGGATCAAATTTTTAAAGATGCTGGTTTTGAATGGCGCGAACCTGGTTGCTCAATGTGCCTTGGAATGAACCCTGATCAAGTTCCAGCAGGTGTACACTGCGCCTCTACGTCCAATCGAAATTTTGAAGGAAGGCAAGGTAAAGGGGCAAGAACGCATCTCGTTTCTCCTGCTATGGCAGCAGCAGCAGCTATTCATGGACACTTTATTGATATTCGTAAGGAGGTAAACGCAAATGGAAGCCATTACCATTCATAA
- the ilvN gene encoding acetolactate synthase small subunit, whose amino-acid sequence MRRIITATVNNSSGVLNRVTGVISRRQFNIDSISVGWTEIANVSRITIVVHVDSLYEIEQIEKHLNKQIDVLKVSDITDDPHVERELAIIKVNAPPQIRSELCTIIEPFRGTIVDVGSKNIVIEVTGTSEKIDAFTNIIRPYGIKQMARTGVTGFKRSTKEN is encoded by the coding sequence ATGCGTCGTATTATTACAGCGACTGTCAATAATTCATCCGGTGTACTAAATCGCGTTACAGGCGTTATTTCCAGAAGACAATTTAATATTGATAGCATTTCTGTTGGTTGGACTGAAATAGCCAATGTCTCACGCATTACCATCGTTGTTCATGTCGACTCACTTTATGAAATTGAACAAATCGAAAAACATCTAAATAAACAGATTGATGTTTTAAAAGTAAGTGATATTACAGATGACCCGCATGTCGAACGCGAACTGGCTATCATAAAGGTAAACGCACCACCGCAGATTCGTTCTGAACTCTGTACAATTATTGAACCCTTTCGCGGAACGATTGTTGATGTCGGTTCAAAAAACATTGTCATTGAAGTCACAGGAACCAGCGAAAAAATTGACGCTTTTACAAATATTATTCGTCCTTATGGCATTAAACAAATGGCACGAACCGGTGTTACTGGATTTAAAAGAAGTACAAAAGAAAATTAA
- the leuB gene encoding 3-isopropylmalate dehydrogenase produces MSYLITVLPGDGIGPEIMSSGIAVLKTVGQYFQHDFKLEEHAFGGAAIDLTGKPLPEKTLTACKHADAILLAAIGGPKWDLAPSRPEDGLLALRKELGLFANIRPISISEHIAHLSPLKKEVVAGSDFVVVRELTGGLYFGEPKYWNEKKAIDTLSYSSLEIERILIQAFELAKKRRKKVTSVDKANVLASSKLWRKTADRIAKNYPEITLEHLYVDAAAMHIIKEPQHFDVIVTENLFGDILSDEASVIVGSLGVLPSASHGEAFVSLYEPIHGSAPNIAGENVANPISMILSVSMMLEQSFHLTKESAVIKQAVENTLTEGFLTKDLGGDTTTTAFTNQVIHFIREGAKKDAADTF; encoded by the coding sequence TTGAGTTATTTGATCACAGTTTTGCCAGGTGATGGGATTGGGCCAGAAATTATGTCAAGTGGAATCGCTGTTTTAAAAACAGTGGGGCAATACTTTCAACATGACTTTAAGTTAGAAGAACACGCATTTGGCGGTGCAGCAATCGATTTGACCGGTAAGCCCCTTCCTGAAAAAACACTTACTGCTTGTAAGCATGCAGATGCTATTTTACTAGCAGCCATTGGTGGGCCAAAATGGGATCTAGCACCCTCTCGTCCTGAAGACGGCTTACTTGCGCTTCGAAAAGAACTTGGCCTTTTTGCCAATATTCGTCCAATCAGCATATCAGAGCATATCGCACACCTCTCCCCTTTAAAAAAAGAAGTTGTAGCTGGCAGTGATTTTGTTGTCGTGCGCGAACTAACTGGTGGCCTTTATTTTGGTGAACCAAAATATTGGAATGAAAAAAAAGCGATTGATACACTTTCTTATAGCAGTTTAGAGATTGAACGCATTTTAATTCAAGCTTTTGAACTCGCTAAAAAACGCCGAAAAAAAGTCACGTCCGTTGATAAAGCGAATGTCCTAGCCTCAAGTAAATTATGGCGAAAAACAGCGGACCGTATTGCCAAAAATTATCCAGAAATCACACTAGAGCATCTCTACGTTGACGCAGCAGCTATGCATATTATTAAAGAACCACAACATTTCGACGTCATTGTTACAGAAAATCTATTTGGCGATATTTTAAGTGATGAAGCTTCTGTTATCGTTGGCTCACTTGGCGTGCTTCCTTCTGCAAGTCATGGTGAAGCTTTCGTGTCATTATATGAACCTATTCACGGATCCGCCCCAAATATCGCAGGGGAAAATGTTGCCAACCCGATCTCGATGATTCTATCTGTCAGCATGATGTTAGAGCAATCTTTCCACCTTACTAAGGAGAGCGCTGTGATTAAACAAGCTGTAGAAAATACACTAACAGAGGGCTTTTTAACAAAAGATCTTGGTGGTGATACAACAACGACTGCCTTTACAAATCAAGTGATTCATTTTATTCGGGAAGGAGCAAAAAAAGATGCAGCAGACACTTTTTGA
- a CDS encoding 2-isopropylmalate synthase, producing MKKIQFFDTTLRDGEQTPGVNFNTKEKVQIALQLEKLGVDVIEAGFPISSQGDFECVKQIAEKITSTTVTALARCVKNDIDRAKEALENAYSPQIHVFLATSDVHMKYKLKMTRSEVLAAIKEHVTYAKKYFQTVQFSPEDATRTERKFLIQAVQTAIDAGATIINIPDTVGYTNPTEFGQLFRDLKENISQFDQVTFSSHCHDDLGMAVANSLAAIENGATRVEGTINGIGERAGNTALEEIAVALHIRKDFYQAKTNIVLDQIKATSDVISRLSGLAVPKNKAIIGGNAYAHESGIHQDGVLKNPDTYEIITPALVGVKTNSLPLGKLSGRHAFHTRMETLGYSLSKEELFEAFKRFKQLADVKKEITEDDLHALILGQTQETDPSLKLSHLQLQFVTGGAQGAIIRIEQADGSILEDAATGSGSIAAIYQTMNRLLNQEVSLTDYRIQAITAGKDAQAEVHVIIQNQNHEQFHGIGIDHDVLTASAKAYLQASSKNKHFVLKEVK from the coding sequence ATGAAAAAAATTCAATTCTTTGACACAACATTACGCGACGGTGAACAAACACCTGGCGTAAATTTTAATACAAAAGAAAAAGTTCAAATTGCTTTACAACTAGAAAAGCTGGGCGTTGATGTGATTGAAGCAGGCTTTCCAATTTCTTCGCAAGGAGACTTTGAATGCGTAAAGCAGATTGCTGAAAAAATAACAAGTACAACGGTTACTGCATTAGCCCGTTGTGTAAAAAATGACATTGACCGTGCGAAAGAAGCACTTGAAAACGCCTATTCCCCGCAAATTCATGTCTTCTTAGCAACAAGTGATGTCCATATGAAATATAAACTAAAAATGACGCGTTCCGAAGTGCTAGCTGCAATTAAAGAACATGTTACCTATGCAAAAAAGTATTTCCAAACCGTTCAATTTTCGCCAGAAGACGCGACTCGTACTGAGCGAAAATTCCTAATTCAAGCAGTACAAACAGCAATCGATGCAGGAGCAACGATTATCAATATCCCAGATACAGTTGGTTACACGAATCCTACTGAATTTGGTCAACTTTTCCGTGACCTTAAAGAAAATATTTCCCAATTTGATCAAGTTACCTTTTCATCACATTGTCATGATGATTTAGGTATGGCAGTCGCTAATTCGCTCGCCGCTATTGAAAACGGAGCGACCCGTGTCGAAGGAACAATCAATGGGATTGGCGAACGTGCTGGTAATACAGCACTTGAGGAAATAGCTGTTGCATTACATATTCGAAAGGACTTTTATCAAGCAAAAACGAATATCGTGCTCGACCAAATTAAAGCGACAAGTGATGTCATTAGTCGTTTATCTGGTCTTGCTGTTCCAAAAAACAAAGCGATTATCGGTGGTAATGCTTATGCACATGAGTCAGGCATTCATCAAGATGGTGTGCTTAAAAATCCTGATACGTATGAAATTATTACACCTGCACTTGTTGGTGTAAAAACCAACTCGCTACCTCTTGGCAAATTATCTGGACGACATGCCTTCCATACACGTATGGAAACACTTGGTTATAGCCTTTCAAAAGAAGAACTGTTTGAAGCCTTCAAGCGTTTCAAACAGCTGGCAGATGTCAAAAAAGAGATTACAGAAGATGACTTGCATGCACTTATTCTTGGACAAACACAAGAAACGGATCCTTCTTTAAAACTAAGTCACCTACAACTACAATTTGTAACAGGTGGCGCGCAAGGTGCTATTATTCGAATTGAGCAAGCAGACGGTTCTATCTTAGAAGATGCTGCAACTGGAAGCGGAAGTATCGCTGCCATCTATCAAACAATGAATCGACTGCTAAATCAAGAAGTTTCACTGACGGATTACCGAATTCAAGCGATTACAGCTGGAAAAGATGCCCAAGCAGAAGTCCATGTGATCATTCAAAACCAAAATCACGAACAATTCCATGGGATTGGAATTGATCATGATGTATTAACCGCAAGCGCTAAAGCTTACCTTCAAGCAAGCAGTAAAAATAAGCATTTCGTTTTAAAGGAGGTTAAATAA